From Rutidosis leptorrhynchoides isolate AG116_Rl617_1_P2 chromosome 3, CSIRO_AGI_Rlap_v1, whole genome shotgun sequence, a single genomic window includes:
- the LOC139901861 gene encoding probable 3-hydroxyisobutyryl-CoA hydrolase 2, which produces MNWLMEVERALEACQCEPELRVMHACRLLKGRAMVWWNVLTSSIPKENVKQITWEQFQWKVGEQYCSSFDLNRLKTEFLEMRMTPQMSIDEVIGQFMDKLRFVSQCVPDEASRIQHFINVILPEYRMSVRMATSLSQAFVIARMVESDLKAARGMMTRSVMTPSGQTGGQSSGKSKKSFEFRQKSKSRQSGSGSGSGRGNWCHTCKSTHSGQCSEATRRCLKCGAVGHESQRCSFPENVISEGITGGMKVTLNRPKKLNSLNYELIVQMIKLFRLYEKDPTIKFVILKGNGKAFCAGGDVTALLSVTTSGHWSFGASFFRKQYTLDYLLGTYKKPLIALINGIVMGGGAGLSMNATFRIVTEKTLFAMPEAAIGSFPDVGASHFLTRLPGFFAEFVALTGVRLNGTEMLECGLATHFVTSKDLAALENELSNMSLSDASNITNISQIINKYANVTELNPIKFNSKMEIINKCFSKETVEEILLSLENIAANKPEKWVLNAIESMKSTSPLCIKLSLRLIREGRSQRVLERCLTREHVVVSHLLRRTINDDFYEGPRAVLVDKDKNPQWFPSKLELVNEEMVNKCFNMINDEDWEPLQLLAKTNSSHVIMSRI; this is translated from the exons ATGAATTGGTTGATGGAGGTTGAAAGGGCTTTGGAAGCCTGTCAATGTGAACCAGAGTTGCGGGTTATGCATGCTTGTAGATTGCTAAAGGGTAGAGCTATGGTTTGGTGGAATGTGTTGACGTCAAGTATTCCAAAGGAGAATGTTAAAcaaattacttgggaacaatttcaaTGGAAAGTTGGTGAACAGTATTGTTCCTCATTTGATCTTAACCGATTGAAGACTGAGTTTTTAGAAATGAGAATGACGCCTCAAATGTCAATTGATGAAGTGATTGGTCAGTTTATGGATAAGTTGAGATTTGTCTCTCAGTGCGTACCAGATGAAGCATCAAGGATTCAACATTTTATTAATGTGATCTTGCCAGAATACAGAATGTCAGTAAGGATGGCAACTAGTTTGTCTCAGGCCTTTGTTATAGCCAGAATGGTGGAAAGTGATTTGAAAGCGGCAAGAGGAATGATGACAAGGAGTGTGATGACTCCGAGTGGTCAAACGGGTGGTCAATCCAGTGGTAAGTCAAAGAAATCATTTGAGTTTAGACAGAAAAGTAAGAGTCGACAAAGtggttctgggtctggatcaggtagagggaattggtgtcacacttgTAAGTCTACACACAGTGGTCAATGCTCAGAGGCTACCAGAAGATGTCTGAAATGTGGTGCAGTAGGACATGAGTCCCAAAGGTGTTCGTTTCCAGaaaat GTAATATCGGAAGGAATAACCGGCGGCATGAAAGTAACCTTAAATAGGCCAAAAAAGCTAAATAGTCTAAACTACGAACTG ATTGTTCAAATGATAAAGTTATTTCGACTGTATGAAAAAGATCCGACAATCAAGTTTGTGATATTAAAG GGAAATGGAAAAGCATTTTGTGCTGGTGGGGATGTTACGGCACTTTTGTCCGTCACAACTTCAG GACATTGGAGTTTTGGTGCAAGCTTCTTTCGGAAACAATACACTCTTGACTACTTACTCGGTACCTATAAGAAGCCTTTG ATCGCTCTTATAAATGGAATCGTGATGGGAGGAGGGGCAGGATTATCGATGAACGCAACGTTTCGAATTGTGACAGAGAAAACATTATTCGCAATGCCCGAAGCAGCTATCGGTTCTTTTCCAGATGTTGGTGCATCTCATTTTCTAACACGACTTCCTGGTTTTTTCG CTGAATTTGTGGCACTCACCGGAGTACGATTGAATGGGACTGAAATGCTTGAATGTGGTCTTGCAACTCACTTTGTTACTTCAAAG GATTTAGCAGCACTGGAGAATGAACTTAGCAATATGTCTTTATCTGATGCAAGCAACATAACAAATATTTCTCAAATTATTAACAAATATGCAAATGTGACCGAGTTAAATCCAATTAAATTTAATTCTAAGATGGAAATTATCAACAAATGTTTCTCAAAGGAGACTGTAGAAGAAATATTGTTATCTTTA GAGAACATTGCTGCAAACAAACCTGAAAAATGGGTTCTTAATGCAATAGAGTCAATGAAATCGACTTCTCCGTTGTGCATAAAACTTTCGTTAAGACTG ATTAGAGAAGGTCGATCACAAAGAGTACTCGAACGATGCCTTACTCGTGAACATGTTGTTGTAAGTCATCTTCTTCGAAGAACCATAAATGACGATTTTTATGAG GGTCCTAGAGCAGTGTTAGTTGATAAAGATAAGAATCCACAG TGGTTTCCTTCAAAGTTAGAGTTGGTGAATGAGGAAATGGTAAACAAATGTTTCAACATGATTAATGACGAGGATTGGGAGCCGCTTCAGCTACTGGCAAAAACTAATTCCAGCCACGTCATTATGTCCAGGATTTAG